From the genome of Deltaproteobacteria bacterium:
ACCCTGCTCAAGGACACCCTCTCGGCACGCGGCTACGACGTCATGACGGCTTCCAGCAGCAGCGAGGCCGAGGAGCGCCTGGGTGCCTATGGCCGGTTCGTGCATCTTGTCCTGCTCGACCTCATCATGCCGAGCCAGAGCGGTCCGGACATCCTCCGGCGAATCCGGGCCGTCCCGGATGCCGAAAAAATCCCGGTGGTGGCACTCACATCGGTCAGTCCGCTGGATCCGCTGGCCGCCGAAGCCCGCAGCCTGGGCGTGACCGAATTCATCAACAAGGCCATCCCGCCGACTGACCTGCTGTACCGCATAGACGAACTGATGTTCGCCGAAAGCTCGGATACCCGGCGGGATCCCCGCTACAGCCTTCACGTTCCGGTCCAGTTCAAGACCGACCGTCACTGGATCATGGGCGAGACGGTAAACATCTCGAAAAACGGCCTGTGCATCCGGTCACTCGAACTGCCGGAACCCAACGCGGAAATCGTCCTCAAGTTCAGTCTCCCGGACGTACAGAACCCCTGCGAGGAACAGGCCAGCGTGGTCTGGGTGTCCATCCCCGACCCGCAGAAGTCCCAGAAGCTGCTGGTGCTCGACTCCGGTTTTGGCGTCGTGCTGGAGTTCCGCTCCGAAGAGTTCAAGGAAGGCTTCGAGGCGATCGAGGCCCGCTACCGGCTTGGCTGAAAAACTCTCCCCATCCCTTCGGGAGGCGCTCGTCCGCCTGCTCGAATGCCCCACCACCACCACGTTCGAGCGGTATTCCCACGCGGCCGCGCTTTCACTTCTCAAGTCCCGCCGGATTCCCTGCAAGCTGGACCGTTACGGGAATATCCACGCGGGTGATCTCAAGTCAAAATCACCGCTGATCTTTGTCGCGCACCTGGACCACCCAGGGTTTTCACTTGCCCCGGCACTGGGCGGTCCGGTGGAAACCCTCACCTGGTGGGGGCGTGTTGACCCGAAGCTGTTCAGCAGGGCCCGCGTCCGGCTCTACCCCTATGACTGCACAAACCCGGCCGATGCCAGCAAGCAGGCCATCGAAGGCACCATCCGGTCTATGGTGATGAACCCGCAGGCGATGAAGCCGAAAACCGTAAAGGTCCGGCTGGACGAACCGGCCGAACGCGGCCGCACCTATGTCGGAAACTGGGCGCTGGCCGAATGCCGTATCGCGGGCAAATGGATCGAAAGCATCCGGATTGATGACCTGGTGGGTTCGGCCTGCATCATCGAGCTGCTGACCCGCCTGAAAGGCACGGCGCACATCAGGGCCTTTCTCACCCGCGGCGAGGAGAACGGATTTTATGGGGCACTTGCCGGCGCGAAACTGGTACCAGAACGGTCGCTGCTCGTATCGGTCGAAACGAGTTCGGAACGGCCCGGTGCGGTTCCCGGCGGCGGGCCGATCGTGAGACTTGGCGACGCCACCTGCGTCTTCGACCCGATGGCCACGCGGCTGCTTACCGAAACCGCCCTCGCCCTCCAGAAGGAAAATCCCCGGTTCCGGTTCCAGAAGCGCGTCATGGATGGCGGCACCTGCGAAGCGACGGCCTTCCTTGCCTTGGGCCTCCGCGCCACGGGTCTCGCCGTCTCGCTGGTGAACTACCACAACCAGGGCAAGGGAAAACTGGAATCTGAACGTGTCACAGCCAGCGACACCGAGGGACTCCTCCGTCTCATGGAATCCTTTGCCCGGCGCTACCGGCCCGGCCGCATCGAAAACGACCTGTCGCGGCGGCTCCAGAAGCGCGTCACGGAAGTGGCCAGAATCCTCGAAGCCAGGCCTTTGGCCTGACGGATCATTCGCCCACGCTCCGCCAGTAAAGCTCCACTGGATGCGCGGTCCCCACGGCGGCCGGTGCGATCTGGACACGGCATCCGGCGCAGGCAGTGGCAGCGAGCGATACGCCTGATTTCTGGATCTCCGTCACCACCTGTGCCGCCGACTTCTGGGCGTGCTCGAAATTCTCCACGGCGGCGCCCCATCCTCCGCCCAAACCGCAACAGCCAGCATCAATTCGCCTGATATCCAGCCCCGGAATGGTTTTCAGCAGGTTGTAACCGGATTCGCCGGTTCCGAGCGCACGGGCCGTGCAGGCTGAATGCCAGGCGACCGTCTCGTGGACCTCGTTCCTGGGCGGAGGCAACAGCCCGCGGCGCTGGCAATCCCACATAAATGCAGTGAGCTCCCGGACCCGCGCCGCTATCGGCAGGAGTTCGCTGTCGGCGCCGGAATCAAGCAGCTTGCCGGAGCTGCTCTGGAAAAAGTGCACCAGTTCCGTGTTCGACGCCACCGGCTCAAAACCGCCATCCAGCAAAACCTGTACCTGCCGGAGCGCACGCCTGATATTCCGTACGGCTTCATCCTTCAGGCCAGAGGCAAAGGCTCTCTCGCCCACGTCATCCAGAACGACCACTTTCACTTCGAAGCCGGACTTTTCCAGCAGTTCCACCGCTGCCTGCCCTTCTGCCGGGTAGTGGCCGTTCACCGTCTCGCTGACGATGAGCAGTACCTTCCCGCGAGACAATTCCCCGGTTGCGGCCTTCAGTCGTTTCCTGAACCAGCCGGAAAATGTCTGTGTGCTGAACGGTGCAATCCGCTGCCGCCGGTCGATGCCGGTCAGCTTCTCCATGAGCCACCGGAACAGCCGGCTTCCAAGGAGCCAGTTCGCAACTGGCGCAAGGATGCTGCCAAGTTTCCGCCATGCGGATGCTCCGGCAAGTGTCCGCAGGCCACCCGCCTTCCGGCCGCCATGAGCCGCTTCCATTCGATGCTGGAATGCGATGGCAGGAAAGTCGAAACCGATCGGGCAGTTCCTGACGCAAAGACCGCACTGGAAGCACTTGTCCAGCAGCACTTCGCGCCGGTTTCCGATCAAACCGGCGTCGCCAAGCGTGTCGCGGCCTTCGATCAGGCCGAACAGGTCCACGAACATCGGACACGCGTCACGGCAAATGGCGCACCCAGTGCAGGTTTCAAACATTTCGACCGCATCACCTGGCCGCTTGCCGAAATCCGGATCATCGGCGAACGCCGGACTGCTGCCAGTGGGGTCTGCTGCTGCCGTCATCTGAAAGGAAATCCTACTCCATCAGGAGCCGGGCGGCACGGGATCAGCTACATATCCCGGCATGCCCCTGGGTTCCGCCGATTTCGCCATTGTGGCCGTGTACCTGGCAGCCATGATCGCCGCCGGGTGGTATTTTTCGGGCCGCACGCGGCATTTCAAGGACTATTTCCTTGCCGGCGGGGCACTGACGACACCGCTGCTCGTCTGCACACTGGTCAGTACCTACTACGAACTGGACGTTACCTTCGCAACCAGCGAGCGCGCCTACTACAACGGAATGGCCGCCTGGTTCTGGCTCTCCCGGCCGTACTACGTGGCGATCCTGCTGGCAGCCGTGCTGGTGGCCAAGCGGCTCCGGGGGCACGGTTACTACACCCTCCCCGATGTTGTCGGCGCCCGCTACGGTGACGGAGCGCGGGTCACCGTCGCTACCGCCTGCTTCGTATACTCGCTCCCTATCACCGCACTGGCTGGCATGGGCGCACTGTTTGAGACACTGGGCTTGCCACGCGATATCGGGCTTTTCCTCGGCGCCTCGGTCTGTGCCGTTTACACCCTCATGGGCGGCCTGTGGGCGGACGTCATTACCGACACTGTCCAGTTCGTCCTCATGTGCCTGGCGGTCGCCATCCTGATTCCCTATGCCCTTGAGTGGAGCGGGGGTTTCGGCTTCACGGATCATCTGCCCGGAGCGCATCTCACCGCTTCCGGCGGATTGAGTCCCTGGCTCATTGCGGCCTGGTCGGCCGGCGCGCTCACGGTATTTGTTGAGCCCGCCTTCTACCAGCGCATCTTCGCAGCGCGGTCGGAGAAGGATGTCACCCGGGCGCTCATCATCGGCATCTTTCTCTGGGCCGCGTATGACTGGGGCGTGACCCTCGTGGGGATGATCGCCCGCTCGGCGGTCGAGCAGGGGATGCTGGCCGAGGGGCTCCCCGGCCGCACCGCGCTGCTCACCCTTGCCATGACGCTGCTGCCGGTCGGTCTCAAGGGACTATTTATCGGTGGCGTGCTGGCGGCCGCCATGTCGAGCGTCGATTCCTATTCGCTTCTGGCGAGCGGGAACCTCGTTTATGACATCTGGCGGCCGCTTGTCCGGCCGCAAATGACAGACCAGCAACTCGTCCGGGCGACGCGAATCGGCGTCTTTGCGGTCACTCTGGGGGGCCTGGCCCTCTCGTTCGCTTTCGACCGGATATCAGATGCCTGGATATTCATGTCCAGTGTGCTGGCCTCGGTGGCCTTTGTCCCGGTGCTGGGGGCTGTTTTCCTGAAACCGGCCAGGCAGGCAGGACTCGCCTCATCACTGGCAGGCCTTCTGTCTCTGGCGGGCTTTTACATCTGCATATACGGATTCGGAACCTACAATGCCGATGAAGAGTCCTGGGCATGGCAGGTAGGCGGCGCCGAAATCTGGCGTGAATACGGGGTGTTGGTGGCCCTGCCCATCTCGGCCGCGGCCTTCGCCGTGGCTAACATGCTGTCGCGGGAGCCCCGGTCATGATGGAGTTCGGCACCTGGCTGTCCGTACTGATCCTCGGCCCCGGCGCCGCCGGGATTTTCATCTGGTTTCTGGCCGATTTGCGGAAAATCCAGAGGGGTTCCGGCGAGGATTAACCAGCCAGATTTCCCGGCTGATTTCAAAACCTTGGCTAGCTTGTTGGCAGCCGCCAATTCATCGGCTAAAGACCGGCCGCCGGGGCTCTTTCCGGGGAGGAACCGTCTCACCGTGGACATGTACTACCAGTTTGGCCACGTACTGGTTTTTATCGCGCTGGGAGCGGGTTTCATCGCTATCGCGCTCACCGCGAGCCACCTGGTCGCCCCATCGAAACAGTCGGTCATCAAGCAAACTTCTTATGAATGCGGCGAACTTCCCATCGGGAACTCCTGGGCCCAGTTCAACGTCCGCTTCTATACTATCGCCATCGACTTCCTGATTTTCGACGTGGAAGTAACCCTGCTCTATCCCACCGCCGCCGTATTCCGGAGCTGGGTCGAAAAGGGCTACGGACCGGCCCTTTTTGTATGGGTCGGAACATTCGTGGTCATTCTGGCCATCGGCCTCTTTTACGTGTGGGGCAAGGGCGACCTGAAGTGGGTGAAAGAGCTGGGCAGCACGGTGCCAAAACCGGGAACAAACCCTTAGAATTACTGTAATTTCCGCCTTCCGGCGGTTCCGGACAAGGGTTTCAGGCAGGATTTCAGGAGCAACCAGAGCGCCATGACTGACACGAAAACCACAGTCGCCGTCCCCCAGACAATCGATACCAGCTACTACAGCCCCAAGGACGGCGGCATCATCACCGCCAATACCGACGACTTTCTCAACTGGGTCCGTGCGAACAGCATGTGGTACATGCTGTTCGGACTTGCCTGCTGCGCCATCGAACTGATGCAGACGGGCGGACCCCGCGCCGATCTCGACCGCTTCGGTGCCGTCTTCCGCGCCTCGCCGCGCCAGTCGGATCTCATCATCGTGGCCGGGACACTGACCTACAAGATGGCCAGCCGCGTGAAGATTCTCTACGACCAGATGCCCGAGCCGAAATACGTCATCTCGATGGGTTCCTGCTCCAACTGCGGTGGCCTGTTCGAACAGGGCTATTCGGTATGCAAGGGCGTGGACAAGATCATCCCGGTGGATGTCTACGTGCCCGGCTGCCCGCCGCGGCCCGAGGCACTCACCGAAGGAGTCATGAAGCTGCAGGAGATCGTCAAGCGTGAACGGTTCCTGCGCCGCAAGACCGCCTGATCTTTAGCATTAGCGAGCCCAACGAAAGGCCGGACAACCCCGCTCATGGACAAGAAGTCGCTGCTCGAAATGGTGTCAGCAAGGTTTGGCGACCGCATCGAGTGCGGTCCCGAAGCCAACCCGACGCCTTTCATTATCGTCAGGAACCCGCAGAAGGACCTGCTGGATATCGTCAAGACGCTGCGGGACGATTCCGGGTTCAGCTTCAAGTATCTGGCGACCGTCGCCGCCACCGATCACCCGCCCGTATCCGAGAAAAAGGGCGAACCGCCGCCCCCCGGTCCCGGACACCAGTTCTCGACGGCCGTGCTGAAGAGCTACGAACACGGCACGACGCTGATGGTGAAGGCAAAGCTCGATCGCAACAACCCGCATGTGCCATCGCTGGCGGGCCTCTACGGCGCCGCCATCTGGCATGAACGCGAGCAGTACGATCTTCTCGGCGTGATCTACGACGGGCACCCGGACCTGCGCCGGATCATGCTCCCGGACGACTGGACCGGACACCCGCTCCGCAAGGACTGGACCGAGCAGGACAACTACCGCGGCATCCAGACGACCCGCGAATCGATGCACGACATCTTTGCCCGCCGCGTAAAGGAGACCGAGGGTTACGACTTCCGCCGTGGCGGCAGCGCCGCCGGCGAGGAGACAGCCGAATCATGAGCAGCCTCGTTACCCAGCTCAAATCCGACGAAATGCTCCTCAACATGGGGCCCCAGCACCCGTCTACCCACGGCGTGCTGCGCTTCATTCTCAAGACCGACGGCGAGATCGTGACGGCCTGCGAACCCGACGTGGGATTTCTGCACCGCTCGATCGAGAAGATCTGCGAAAAGTGCGACTACCCCGGTTTCATGCCGTATACCGACCGGGTGGACTACCTGGCCGCAATGAACGCCAACCACGCCTATGCCCTGGCGGTCGAACGGCTTGCGGGGATCGAGGTGCCGCGCCGGGCACAGGTCATCCGCGTCATCACCGACGAACTGAACCGCATCATCTGCCACGGCGCCATCGGCGTCGGCGCCCTTGGCATGGACCTCGGCGCCGCGACGCCGTTCCTCCACGCCATGCGCGAGCGGGAGACGGTGAACGACATCATCGAGGAACTGTGCGGCGCCCGGCTAACCTACAATTACGTCCGCATCGGCGGCGTCTGGTTCGATCTGCCCGACGGCTTTGTCGAAAAGGTCACGGCCTTCCTCAACCACTTCGAACTGGCATGGGAAGAGATCAACCGACTGCTTACCGATTCGGTAATCTTCCGCACCCGCCTGATGAACGTCGGCACGATCACCGCCGGGGATGCCGTGAGCTATGGCCTCGTGGGACCGGTCCTGCGGGCGACCGGTATCAAGCGCGACGTCCGCCGGGACCAGCCCTACGCGATCTACCCGGAACTGGAGTTCGACATTCCGGTGGGAACCGGCACGTTCGGAACGCTCGGCGACTGCTTTGACCGCCATCTGGTCCGCGTCGAGGAAGTGCGCCAGTCGGTCAAGATCGTCCGGCAGTGCCTGAAACTGCTGGAACCGGGACCGGTGATCGCCAAGGTGCCCAAAAACATCAAGCCGCCGGCCTGGGCCGATGTCTATTCGGCCGTCGAGGCGCCTCGCGGCGAGATGGGCTTCTATCTCATGTCCAACGGCACGGGAAAAGCCCACCGGTGCAAGATCCGCACGGGATCATTCGCGGCCATGAGCATCATCAGCAGGATGGCGCCGGGCATGATGATCGCAGACCTTGTGGCATTCATCGCGTCGCTGGACGTGGTGGCGCCCGAGATCGACCGGTAAGCAGATTCAGAGGGAACGCAGGGACAAGACATGTTGCAGCAGATCGCAGACAAGTGGATAGCCGGGGAAGGACTTCTCGGCGGCGTATTCCAGGGAGCGAGCCCCTACCTCGTCTATTCCGTCACGATGCTGATTGGCGCCATCCTGGCGCTCGTTATCGCGGCACATCTGGCAGGCATCTATTCGTGGGCCGAGCGGCGCATCGCCGGGCGCATCCAGTCCCGCATCGGCCCCAACCGGGTCGGACCGCAGGGATTTCTCCAGTGGGCCGTGGACGGGCTCAAGACCTTCCAGAAGGAAGACCTGATTCCGCAGGACGCCGACTCCGTGATTTTCCGGATCGCGCCCTACCTATCGTTCTGCGGCATGTTCCTCGTATTCGTCGTACTCCCCTTCTCCAACACGCTGGTCGTGGCGGACCTCAATATCGGAATCGTCTACATCCTCGCCGTCAGTTCCATCGAAGTGCTGGGCGTGATGCTCGCCGGCTACGGATCGAACTCCAAGTGGGCGTTTTATGGTGGCATGCGCTCGGCCGCCCAGCTCGTTTCCTACGAGATCCCGGTGGGGCTCGCCCTTCTGTCCATGGTTCTCCTGTCCGGATCGCTCAACCTGAACCAGATCGTGCTCTCACAGTCGCACGAGGGGTTCTTCCGGTCGATACTCGCGTGGAACTTCTTCGCGACGCCATTCGCGTTCATCGCCTTCTTCGCCTATTTCACGGCGGCCATTGCGGAGATCAACCGCGCTCCGTTCGACCTGCCCGAGGCCGAGAGCGAACTCGTCGCCGGTTTCTGCACCGAGTATTCCGGCATGCGGTTCCTGTTCTTCTTCTTTGCCGAGTGGGCCAACATCTTCGTGATCAGCATGATCGCCGTCGTCGTGTTCTTCGGCGGCTGGACGGTGCCCGGCGTGCATACCGCCGCCCAGTGGGAAGCGATCACGCCCTACATCATTTACGGGGCCCTCATCCTGACCGTGATAGGGGCCACCTGGGTCGGCTACCGGATGGGTGTCCGTGCCGACGAGCCCACACGGCTTACCAAGCCCACCGGCGATCTCGGGACGACGATCCTGGCCGTTGTGCTGGGCTGGGGGCCGGCCTTCACCGCCCTGGCCGTCCTGTCGCTGTTCATCGCCTTCGGGCTGCCGTCGGCCGCACCTGCGGTCATCAAGAACGCCGCCCAGTTCGGCGTCATCTTCATCAAGGCGCACATTCTCGTATTTCTGGTGATCCAGCTCCGCTGGACCGTGCCGCGCCTGCGTGTGGACCAGCTCATGATGCTCTGCTGGAAATACCTCATGCCCGTCACTTTCGTCTGTATCCTGGGCAACATGGCCTGGATTGCCTTTATCGACATGAATGGGACGGCCGCGAACCTGACACGCGTGGTACTGTTCGCACTGACGAACCTGCTCATCCTGAAATACATCCTGATGGTGGTGCAGAACCTGCGTCACGCGAAAGCCAATTTCGACTTCAAGCTGGCCGTCTGACGGCACGTTTAAGGAACGCACACGATGGAAGCACAGAAGCAGGAATACCACCCCGAACCGTTCTCAACGGGCTATTTTGCCGACATCTGGAACACCGCAAAGTCGCTGTTCTACGGCATGTCGAACACGATGAGCCACCTGTTCCGGGCTCCCAGCACCGTCCAGTACCCGGAAGTGGACGTGAAGGCGACGCTTCCCGACCGCTACCGCGGCTTCCTGACCGTGGACATGGACGTCTGCATCTCCTGCCGTAACTGCGAAAAGGCGTGCCCGATCGACTGCATCTGGATCGAGGACGTCAAGCTCGACCGGGTTGATATCATTGGCAACAACGGCAAGCCGAGCAAGAAGATGCTCTACCCGGTCGTCTTCAATATCGACCTTGGCAAGTGCATGTATTGCGGTCTTTGCACCGAACCCTGCCCCACTGACGCGATCCACTTCACCAAGGAGTTCGAGCGCGCCACGACGGATTTCCATAACCTGTATTTCGAATTCGTCTCGCCCGAAGAGCGCAAGGAAGTTCTCGCCAAGCGGGAAAAGTTCGAGGCCAAAGAGGCTGAAGCCAAGGCCAAAAAAGCGGCTGCGGCAGCCGCCGCTGCTGCTGCCAAGCCGGCTGAAACGGCGACTCCCGCCACCCCCCCGACAGAGCCCCCGAAGAGCTGAAACCGGCACCCGTTTTGGGGGCCTTTTTCAGTGCCCCGATTGGACCGATTTCCCTGTGAAACCGGGGGCTTTCGCCACATGGCACCAGAGCGGCGTAAGGCCCTGAAATTGTATACAAAAAACATCCCGATGCCCCTTGACCCGGACACCCCGCACGGGCAATAGAGGGAGGCCTCTAAGTGCTCGTTGCGTGGGCTGCATCGCGCCTTAGCTGCCGATTTCAATTGAGCTTTCCGGCAAATGGCCTTTTTAGGTGAGGCCCTCCGCCGGGGAAGGAATCGGGGAACTCAGGGGAAGATGAAGAACAAGCTCATCGCGGGCCTCTCCGTCCTCGCTGCAATCGTCGCATCCAGCTTGCTGACCACCGGCGAGCACCCCTTTTTCCGGGCAGCGGCCGTGGCAACCGTGACCGGAGCCTTCGGCGTCATCCTTCTGCCGAATATCGTCCGGGCGGCACTGTGCCTGATGCTCACGTTTTTCGGCGTCGCCATCTTCTACGTCATGCTGGGGGCCGACCTGCTGGCGGCATTCCAGGTACTGGTCTATATCGGCGGCATCCTGGTGATGATCCTCTTCGCCGTCATGTTCACCCAGCGTCGCGGCGAGCAGAGCTACCTGAACCCATCCAAGGGGCCGCTCACCCTGATCGGATCGGCTGCGCTTTGCGGCGGCCTGTATTTCATCCTGCGCAGGATTATCGCCACCACCAGCTTCCCGGTGCGTCCCGAACGGCCGATCGGCTCGACGGTCCAGGCGATCGGCGACCACATCGTGACCAGTCACGTCATCCCCTTCGAGGTGATCGCCGTGCTGCTGCTCATGACCCTTGTGGGCACCGTCGTCCTGATCAAGAAAGAGATCAACGCCGAGGAGGACGCGCTCTCTTGAACGAGGCGTTGCTCACCGACTACCTGAACCTCGCCGCCCTGCTGTTCTGCATGGGACTGTTCGCCATCATCTCCCGGCGGAACACCGTCGCCGTCCTGATGGGCGTGGAACTGATCCTGAACGCCGCGAACATCAACTTCATCGCATTCAGCCACTATGTCACCGGCCATGTGGATGGCCACATCTTTGCCGCATTTGTCATCATGCTGGCCGCGGCAGAAGCCGCCGTGGGCCTGGCAATCGTGCTGGTCGTTTACCGCAACTTCCGCAACATCAACATCGACTCGGTCAGCACGCTGCGCAACTAGTGAAACGGAGACCGCCCCGAACCCATGAGTGATGCCGTCCACGCCGTAAAGCTCGCCGAAGCCGGCTACCTCTGGCTGGTGCCCGCCATTCCTGCGCTGGGTGCGGCAGTGCTCGCCCTGTTCGGACGGCGGCTGGAATACCCCGGCAAGGATGCGCCGCCCTGGGGCAACGACCCGGCCAGGTGGGACTGGCACGCCCATGACCATCACGGTCACGATTCCCCCGCCGGTCATGGGCATGATTCACATGGCAGCCATGGTCACGGCGATCATGGACATGGTGACCACGGGCACGATGACCACGATCACGGACACCACGGGCTCGCCCCCGGCCAGAGCCAGGGCGGGATGAACGTCGTCAATGCGATTGCCAACGCGGCGATCTGGATCCCGTTCCTGATCACCTGCTACGCGGCATTCCAGATTGCCACCCTGCCCGAAGGCGTCGTCGGCCTCCACAACCATCTCTACCAGTGGCTCTTCATCGGCAAGTTCTCGGCCGACATGGCTTTTGTCGCCGACCGCCTCTCGATTCTCCCCATGTTCCTCGTGACCGGCGTTGGCGGGCTCATCCACATCTATTCGATGGGATACATGGCCCACGACGAGAACCACTGGCGGTTCATGGCCTACCTGAACATGTTCTGCTGCGCGATGCTGCTGCTCGTGATGGGCGACAACCTGTTCATCATGTTCATCGGCTGGGAAGGCGTCGGACTGGCGAGCTACTGCCTCATCGGCTTCTGGCACAAGGAGATGGCCAACGCGACCGCCGCCATCAAGGCGTTCGTCGTCAACCGCGTCGGCGACTTCTTCTTCGTGATTGGCGTCGCGCTCATCTGGTGGAACACCGGAACGCTCAACTTCTTCGAGATCAACGCCCAGGCGGGGAACCTCGCCCAGACTGCCGTCGGCGTCGGGGCCA
Proteins encoded in this window:
- the nuoK gene encoding NADH-quinone oxidoreductase subunit NuoK, which encodes MNEALLTDYLNLAALLFCMGLFAIISRRNTVAVLMGVELILNAANINFIAFSHYVTGHVDGHIFAAFVIMLAAAEAAVGLAIVLVVYRNFRNINIDSVSTLRN
- a CDS encoding NADH-quinone oxidoreductase subunit D — encoded protein: MSSLVTQLKSDEMLLNMGPQHPSTHGVLRFILKTDGEIVTACEPDVGFLHRSIEKICEKCDYPGFMPYTDRVDYLAAMNANHAYALAVERLAGIEVPRRAQVIRVITDELNRIICHGAIGVGALGMDLGAATPFLHAMRERETVNDIIEELCGARLTYNYVRIGGVWFDLPDGFVEKVTAFLNHFELAWEEINRLLTDSVIFRTRLMNVGTITAGDAVSYGLVGPVLRATGIKRDVRRDQPYAIYPELEFDIPVGTGTFGTLGDCFDRHLVRVEEVRQSVKIVRQCLKLLEPGPVIAKVPKNIKPPAWADVYSAVEAPRGEMGFYLMSNGTGKAHRCKIRTGSFAAMSIISRMAPGMMIADLVAFIASLDVVAPEIDR
- a CDS encoding 4Fe-4S dicluster domain-containing protein — translated: MTAAADPTGSSPAFADDPDFGKRPGDAVEMFETCTGCAICRDACPMFVDLFGLIEGRDTLGDAGLIGNRREVLLDKCFQCGLCVRNCPIGFDFPAIAFQHRMEAAHGGRKAGGLRTLAGASAWRKLGSILAPVANWLLGSRLFRWLMEKLTGIDRRQRIAPFSTQTFSGWFRKRLKAATGELSRGKVLLIVSETVNGHYPAEGQAAVELLEKSGFEVKVVVLDDVGERAFASGLKDEAVRNIRRALRQVQVLLDGGFEPVASNTELVHFFQSSSGKLLDSGADSELLPIAARVRELTAFMWDCQRRGLLPPPRNEVHETVAWHSACTARALGTGESGYNLLKTIPGLDIRRIDAGCCGLGGGWGAAVENFEHAQKSAAQVVTEIQKSGVSLAATACAGCRVQIAPAAVGTAHPVELYWRSVGE
- a CDS encoding sodium:solute symporter family protein is translated as MPLGSADFAIVAVYLAAMIAAGWYFSGRTRHFKDYFLAGGALTTPLLVCTLVSTYYELDVTFATSERAYYNGMAAWFWLSRPYYVAILLAAVLVAKRLRGHGYYTLPDVVGARYGDGARVTVATACFVYSLPITALAGMGALFETLGLPRDIGLFLGASVCAVYTLMGGLWADVITDTVQFVLMCLAVAILIPYALEWSGGFGFTDHLPGAHLTASGGLSPWLIAAWSAGALTVFVEPAFYQRIFAARSEKDVTRALIIGIFLWAAYDWGVTLVGMIARSAVEQGMLAEGLPGRTALLTLAMTLLPVGLKGLFIGGVLAAAMSSVDSYSLLASGNLVYDIWRPLVRPQMTDQQLVRATRIGVFAVTLGGLALSFAFDRISDAWIFMSSVLASVAFVPVLGAVFLKPARQAGLASSLAGLLSLAGFYICIYGFGTYNADEESWAWQVGGAEIWREYGVLVALPISAAAFAVANMLSREPRS
- the nuoB gene encoding NADH-quinone oxidoreductase subunit NuoB; this encodes MTDTKTTVAVPQTIDTSYYSPKDGGIITANTDDFLNWVRANSMWYMLFGLACCAIELMQTGGPRADLDRFGAVFRASPRQSDLIIVAGTLTYKMASRVKILYDQMPEPKYVISMGSCSNCGGLFEQGYSVCKGVDKIIPVDVYVPGCPPRPEALTEGVMKLQEIVKRERFLRRKTA
- a CDS encoding NADH-quinone oxidoreductase subunit I, which codes for MEAQKQEYHPEPFSTGYFADIWNTAKSLFYGMSNTMSHLFRAPSTVQYPEVDVKATLPDRYRGFLTVDMDVCISCRNCEKACPIDCIWIEDVKLDRVDIIGNNGKPSKKMLYPVVFNIDLGKCMYCGLCTEPCPTDAIHFTKEFERATTDFHNLYFEFVSPEERKEVLAKREKFEAKEAEAKAKKAAAAAAAAAAKPAETATPATPPTEPPKS
- a CDS encoding NADH-quinone oxidoreductase subunit J, with translation MKNKLIAGLSVLAAIVASSLLTTGEHPFFRAAAVATVTGAFGVILLPNIVRAALCLMLTFFGVAIFYVMLGADLLAAFQVLVYIGGILVMILFAVMFTQRRGEQSYLNPSKGPLTLIGSAALCGGLYFILRRIIATTSFPVRPERPIGSTVQAIGDHIVTSHVIPFEVIAVLLLMTLVGTVVLIKKEINAEEDALS
- a CDS encoding response regulator — encoded protein: MAPEENIVNRNVLLVDDVDLFLEIEKKFLEGKGLLVHTAHDGIEAIEAARKIRPALIIMDNFMPRMNGDAACRQLKSDVVTREIPILMVTANSSSEAVEECFRAGADMVITKPLRRDELLASIDKLTDLKLSPVSMLPKDRPTVLVIEDSAFFVTLLKDTLSARGYDVMTASSSSEAEERLGAYGRFVHLVLLDLIMPSQSGPDILRRIRAVPDAEKIPVVALTSVSPLDPLAAEARSLGVTEFINKAIPPTDLLYRIDELMFAESSDTRRDPRYSLHVPVQFKTDRHWIMGETVNISKNGLCIRSLELPEPNAEIVLKFSLPDVQNPCEEQASVVWVSIPDPQKSQKLLVLDSGFGVVLEFRSEEFKEGFEAIEARYRLG
- a CDS encoding NADH-quinone oxidoreductase subunit A; its protein translation is MYYQFGHVLVFIALGAGFIAIALTASHLVAPSKQSVIKQTSYECGELPIGNSWAQFNVRFYTIAIDFLIFDVEVTLLYPTAAVFRSWVEKGYGPALFVWVGTFVVILAIGLFYVWGKGDLKWVKELGSTVPKPGTNP
- a CDS encoding NADH-quinone oxidoreductase subunit C, whose protein sequence is MDKKSLLEMVSARFGDRIECGPEANPTPFIIVRNPQKDLLDIVKTLRDDSGFSFKYLATVAATDHPPVSEKKGEPPPPGPGHQFSTAVLKSYEHGTTLMVKAKLDRNNPHVPSLAGLYGAAIWHEREQYDLLGVIYDGHPDLRRIMLPDDWTGHPLRKDWTEQDNYRGIQTTRESMHDIFARRVKETEGYDFRRGGSAAGEETAES
- a CDS encoding NADH-quinone oxidoreductase subunit H, with the protein product MLQQIADKWIAGEGLLGGVFQGASPYLVYSVTMLIGAILALVIAAHLAGIYSWAERRIAGRIQSRIGPNRVGPQGFLQWAVDGLKTFQKEDLIPQDADSVIFRIAPYLSFCGMFLVFVVLPFSNTLVVADLNIGIVYILAVSSIEVLGVMLAGYGSNSKWAFYGGMRSAAQLVSYEIPVGLALLSMVLLSGSLNLNQIVLSQSHEGFFRSILAWNFFATPFAFIAFFAYFTAAIAEINRAPFDLPEAESELVAGFCTEYSGMRFLFFFFAEWANIFVISMIAVVVFFGGWTVPGVHTAAQWEAITPYIIYGALILTVIGATWVGYRMGVRADEPTRLTKPTGDLGTTILAVVLGWGPAFTALAVLSLFIAFGLPSAAPAVIKNAAQFGVIFIKAHILVFLVIQLRWTVPRLRVDQLMMLCWKYLMPVTFVCILGNMAWIAFIDMNGTAANLTRVVLFALTNLLILKYILMVVQNLRHAKANFDFKLAV